The Triticum aestivum cultivar Chinese Spring chromosome 3A, IWGSC CS RefSeq v2.1, whole genome shotgun sequence genome includes a region encoding these proteins:
- the LOC123061164 gene encoding pto-interacting protein 1 — translation MLQVHSVICTQQPTGEGEGRGRPRRVPRPVSSPLHPLRIAPELPIRSRRKEEGKEAMGCFSCCGADDVGKKKKRDDPYVPVPAPGGNYGYNRGPAPTHAIRTSRSQPIEVPAISLDEIKEITKNFSSDALIGEGSYARVFLGVLKDGKKSAVKRLDSSKQPDQEFLVQVSAVSRLKHDNVIQLLGYCALGSTRILAYEYATRGSLHDVLHGKKGVKGSQPGPVLSWMQRARIAVSAARGLEFLHEKAEPRVVHRDIKSSNILLFDNDVAKIGDFDVSNQAPDMAARLHSTRVLGTFGYHAPEYAMTGQLSAKSDVYSFGVVLLELLTGCKPVDHTLPRGQQSLVTWATPRLSEDKVRQCVDPKLGVDYPPKAVAKMAAVAALCVQYEADFRPNMSIVVKALAPLLNTRTSNRPAGSASGVAVE, via the exons ATGCTGCAGGTACATTCAGTGATCTGTACGCAGCAACCAACTGGGGAAGGGGAAGGGCGAGGAAGACCGCGTCGTGTTCCTCGTCCCGTCTCCTCTCCTCTCCACCCCCTTCGCATTGCTCCTGAACTTCCGATTAGATCAAGAAGAAAGGAGGAAGGAAAG GAAGCGATGGGATGCTTTTCCTGCTGCGGAGCCGATGATGTTGGCAAGAAAAAGAAGCGCGATGATCCTTATGTTCCGGTCCCTGCCCCAG GGGGTAACTATGGTTATAACCGGGGGCCAGCGCCAACCCATGCCATCCGTACCAGTAGAAGCCAGCCAATTGAAGTACCAGCCATTTCCCTAGACGAAATTAAGGAAATAACCAAGAACTTCAGCAGTGACGCTCTTATAGGAGAGGGTTCATACGCAAGAGTTTTCCTTGGTGTACTGAAGGATGGCAAGAAATCTGCAGTGAAGAGGCTTGACTCCAGCAAACAGCCTGACCAAGAATTCCTTGTGCAG GTCTCGGCTGTTTCAAGACTCAAGCATGACAATGTCATCCAACTTCTCGGGTACTGTGCTTTAGGGAGCACCCGTATTCTTGCTTATGAGTATGCAACAAGGGGCTCCTTGCATGATGTTCTCCATG GTAAAAAGGGCGTCAAGGGATCCCAACCAGGACCAGTCCTATCGTGGATGCAGCGGGCGAGGATTGCTGTAAGCGCCGCGAGAGGGCTTGAATTCCTCCATGAGAAGGCAGAGCCACGTGTCGTCCACCGTGATATCAAGTCCAGCAACATACTGCTCTTTGACAACGATGTTGCAAAAATAGGAGATTTCGATGTGTCTAATCAGGCCCCTGACATGGCTGCACGCCTTCATTCTACACGTGTTCTTGGCACCTTTGGTTATCATGCTCCTGA GTATGCAATGACTGGGCAGCTAAGCGCAAAGAGCGATGTATATAGCTTTGGAGTGGTGTTGTTGGAGCTTTTAACTGGCTGCAAACCAGTTGATCATACACTTCCCCGTGGCCAGCAGAGCCTTGTGACATGG GCTACACCAAGGCTAAGTGAAGACAAGGTGCGGCAATGTGTAGATCCAAAGCTTGGTGTGGATTACCCTCCAAAGGCTGTCGCCAag ATGGCTGCCGTGGCTGCCCTGTGCGTACAGTACGAGGCAGATTTCCGGCCAAACATGAGCATCGTCGTCAAGGCTCTGGCCCCGCTGCTGAACACCCGGACAAGCAACCGACCTGCCGGCTCGGCCTCTGGCGTAGCCGTCGAGTGA